In one Pasteuria penetrans genomic region, the following are encoded:
- a CDS encoding amidohydrolase, with amino-acid sequence MHPCIVLRRKLHQIPEISFQEHDTQKAILSFLSDLPQQRLTIHHWRTGLFVHLQGTEGQRRWGYRADIDGLPIQEKTNLPFSSQRDGYMHACGHDFHIAIACGLIAAFVEKPIRDHLLVLFQPAEEEGAGALQMRESEFLSSLPPEAIFALHIAPQYPVGTIATRPGTLFAATQPFAIQLRGNSSHASEPHRGNDMVVAAASLILQLQTILSRNIPPGDTATLCLGQLRAGQSRNVIAETASLLGTIRSLSPSTMEHIQQRIQHLVGGIKHGFSCHAHLDWGTPYASVNNDPTWYTAFKQFVQDKTPYSFLPCGPTLAGEDFGFLLQKKRGLMFWLGVDSPYPLHHPALNPKEEAIPLGIALLKDFFCWLGDTSGNGENRKIVPPTIPT; translated from the coding sequence ATGCACCCATGCATTGTGCTGCGCCGGAAATTACACCAGATCCCCGAAATTAGTTTTCAGGAACACGATACACAAAAAGCCATTCTCTCCTTCCTATCGGATTTACCACAACAAAGACTAACCATCCATCATTGGCGTACAGGTTTGTTTGTCCACCTGCAGGGAACCGAGGGACAACGGCGTTGGGGTTACCGGGCTGATATAGATGGCTTACCCATTCAGGAGAAGACCAACCTCCCCTTCTCTTCCCAGAGAGATGGCTATATGCATGCCTGTGGGCACGACTTCCATATTGCCATTGCCTGTGGACTCATCGCTGCCTTCGTGGAAAAACCCATAAGGGATCATCTTCTCGTTCTATTCCAACCCGCGGAAGAGGAGGGCGCCGGGGCCCTTCAAATGAGAGAGAGTGAGTTTCTCTCCTCCCTCCCCCCCGAGGCTATATTTGCACTACATATAGCGCCCCAATACCCTGTGGGTACCATAGCAACAAGACCCGGAACCCTCTTTGCTGCTACCCAACCCTTTGCCATCCAATTACGAGGAAACAGTAGCCACGCTTCTGAACCCCATCGCGGCAATGACATGGTAGTAGCCGCCGCCTCCCTCATCCTACAATTGCAAACCATCCTCTCCCGTAATATCCCCCCCGGGGATACTGCGACACTGTGCCTGGGGCAACTGCGAGCTGGACAATCCAGAAATGTCATTGCTGAAACAGCCTCCCTACTAGGGACGATCCGTAGCCTTTCCCCTTCCACGATGGAGCATATTCAGCAGCGTATTCAGCACCTTGTCGGGGGCATAAAGCATGGATTTTCCTGTCATGCCCACCTGGATTGGGGAACACCCTATGCCTCGGTAAACAATGATCCCACCTGGTACACCGCATTCAAACAATTTGTACAAGACAAAACCCCTTATTCTTTCCTACCCTGTGGTCCTACCCTAGCGGGGGAGGATTTCGGCTTTCTCCTACAAAAAAAACGGGGCCTCATGTTTTGGTTGGGTGTAGATAGCCCCTATCCCCTCCATCATCCCGCATTGAACCCAAAAGAGGAAGCTATTCCGTTGGGAATTGCGTTGCTCAAGGACTTTTTTTGCTGGTTAGGGGACACATCCGGGAATGGGGAGAACAGGAAAATCGTTCCCCCTACTATACCCACATAA